A part of Silvimonas soli genomic DNA contains:
- a CDS encoding nuclear transport factor 2 family protein has protein sequence MVSVNRNEPVLPKSNKEIVTELMDAIFLSNDPLQAMAAISERCVDHSPITNANAVAARKVLQSLPPGTSYTPGAVVGEGDVVMVHGRYYCEGQPVVSVIDTFRLANGKIFEHWVVLQDEVVPDDVLDRRAG, from the coding sequence GTGGTATCTGTAAATCGTAACGAGCCAGTCCTGCCCAAGTCGAACAAAGAAATTGTCACGGAATTGATGGACGCCATTTTCTTGAGCAACGACCCCCTTCAGGCAATGGCGGCGATATCCGAACGTTGTGTCGACCACTCCCCGATTACCAATGCCAACGCCGTTGCGGCCCGCAAGGTGCTGCAAAGCCTCCCGCCTGGAACCTCTTACACTCCCGGCGCCGTAGTGGGCGAAGGGGACGTGGTAATGGTTCATGGACGCTACTACTGCGAAGGGCAGCCCGTGGTTTCGGTCATTGATACGTTCCGGCTGGCGAACGGCAAAATCTTTGAACACTGGGTGGTATTGCAAGACGAAGTCGTGCCGGACGATGTGCTGGACCGACGAGCCGGGTGA
- a CDS encoding Ku protein: protein MPRALWTGAISFGLIFIPVSLKSAEAPDELDLTLLDKRDFAPVGYKRVNKTTGKEVAWDDIIKGYEHEPDQYVALSEKDFRKANVAATQTIDLLAFVEQSDIDPIYFEKPYYLVPGKRGEKVYALLRDSLKQSGKVGVAQIVIRVKQHLAVVAAVDDALVLNTLRYPQEIKSVASLELPAAAVGTELTTKEIAMAVALIESMSEPWQPSQYRDQYRDDLLKLIRQKIKAHQIHSVSPADDEPENAEAEAPAADVIDLMALLKKSLPKTAKAAASTRSSTTQTGKARASAKTRAKAA, encoded by the coding sequence ATGCCACGCGCCTTATGGACGGGAGCCATCAGCTTTGGACTCATTTTCATTCCGGTTTCGCTCAAGTCTGCCGAAGCGCCGGATGAGCTTGACCTGACTTTGCTCGACAAGCGTGACTTTGCGCCGGTGGGCTACAAACGGGTGAACAAAACGACCGGAAAAGAAGTCGCTTGGGATGACATCATCAAGGGCTACGAGCACGAGCCCGACCAATACGTGGCGTTGTCAGAAAAAGATTTTCGCAAGGCCAACGTCGCTGCAACCCAGACCATTGATCTGCTCGCCTTCGTTGAGCAAAGCGACATTGATCCGATCTACTTTGAAAAGCCCTATTACCTGGTTCCCGGAAAACGTGGCGAAAAGGTGTATGCGCTGCTGCGTGATTCGCTCAAACAGTCGGGCAAAGTGGGTGTGGCGCAGATTGTGATCCGGGTGAAGCAGCATCTGGCCGTCGTTGCTGCAGTCGATGACGCATTGGTCCTGAATACCTTGCGTTACCCGCAGGAAATCAAAAGTGTGGCGTCGCTGGAGCTGCCGGCTGCTGCAGTTGGCACTGAATTGACTACCAAGGAAATTGCCATGGCCGTGGCGCTGATCGAGAGCATGTCTGAGCCATGGCAACCCAGCCAGTATCGCGACCAATATCGCGACGACTTGCTCAAGTTGATCCGCCAAAAAATCAAGGCTCACCAGATTCATAGCGTGAGCCCGGCAGATGACGAGCCGGAAAATGCTGAGGCCGAAGCCCCGGCGGCGGACGTCATTGATCTGATGGCGCTACTGAAAAAAAGTTTGCCCAAGACGGCCAAGGCAGCTGCTTCCACGCGCTCATCGACCACCCAAACCGGCAAGGCCCGGGCATCCGCCAAAACCCGGGCGAAAGCCGCATAA
- a CDS encoding catalase produces MAEQSNAVEALAEGMPFNRTKEREYGEEASCPAEGDHLASQSLLATASTVSETTSSAKTGGGRPLYGASPASESLDRARTDASDQRLTTNQGVPVADNQNSLKAGLRGPTAMEDFILREKLTHFDHERIPERVVHARGSGAHGYFESYVDLSHLTRAAPFAEAGKITPVFTRFSTVAGERGSADTVRDVRGFAVKFYTDEGNWDLVGNNIPVFFIQDAMKFPDLIHAVKPEPNNGIPQAASAHDTFWDFASLSPETMHMLMWHTSDRAIPRSYRMMQGFGVHTFRLVNAEGESVFCKFHWTPVDGTYSLVWDEAAKLTGADPDFHRRDLWEAIEAGEYPEWELGLQIFGEALADSFAFDVLDPTKLVPEELVPLTPVGRMILNRNPDNFFAETEQVAFCTAHIVPGIDFSNDPLLQGRIHSYLDTQISRLGGANFHELPINAPLASVHNNQRDGIHRQALPRGRVAYEPNSLAGGCPFQAGMAGFTSFAEHIEADKVRGKPEKFADHYSQARLFWQSQSPPEQQHIINAFCFELAHVQTPAIRERVVSMLVNVDPALAGQVAKGLGVAVSLAMPLASTEPIPEYSPSPSLSLFAHPGEKGIRTRKVAILVGSDTQPGVINAIRETLQKQGAVAKVIASSMVPLTSNGDTLKVDMPMSASQAVQFDAAIIADGADTVRQLSDDALVWEFIRLQYRHGKPLLVIGSAADLLSLAGIPSVLPDGSDDSALFRVESDDPTAQLAEFINVLGSQRIYSRETNPPST; encoded by the coding sequence ATGGCGGAACAATCAAACGCCGTCGAGGCCTTGGCCGAGGGAATGCCGTTCAACCGCACCAAAGAGCGGGAGTACGGCGAAGAAGCCAGTTGCCCCGCAGAGGGAGATCATCTGGCTTCGCAGTCCTTGCTTGCTACTGCCAGCACGGTGAGCGAAACCACCTCGTCTGCCAAAACTGGCGGTGGGCGGCCACTGTACGGTGCAAGCCCCGCCAGTGAATCACTGGACCGTGCCCGCACCGACGCCTCTGATCAGCGCTTGACGACCAACCAGGGCGTGCCGGTGGCCGACAACCAGAACTCGCTCAAAGCGGGTTTGCGCGGCCCCACCGCCATGGAGGACTTCATCCTCCGGGAGAAACTCACCCATTTTGACCATGAGCGCATCCCGGAGCGCGTGGTGCATGCCCGAGGCTCGGGTGCCCATGGCTATTTTGAAAGCTACGTCGACCTGTCGCATTTAACTCGCGCAGCGCCGTTTGCCGAGGCCGGCAAAATCACGCCCGTGTTTACCCGGTTTTCTACGGTCGCGGGCGAGCGTGGCTCTGCCGATACGGTGCGCGACGTGCGCGGTTTTGCCGTGAAGTTCTACACGGATGAAGGCAACTGGGATCTGGTGGGCAATAATATTCCGGTGTTCTTTATCCAGGACGCCATGAAGTTTCCGGACCTGATTCATGCGGTAAAACCGGAACCCAACAATGGCATTCCACAAGCGGCCAGCGCCCACGACACGTTCTGGGATTTCGCCTCCTTATCGCCGGAAACGATGCACATGCTGATGTGGCATACGTCTGACCGGGCGATCCCGCGCAGCTACCGCATGATGCAAGGTTTTGGCGTGCACACCTTTCGGCTGGTCAACGCCGAGGGCGAGTCTGTGTTCTGCAAATTTCACTGGACGCCAGTCGACGGCACCTATTCGCTGGTGTGGGATGAGGCGGCCAAACTGACCGGAGCCGATCCCGACTTCCATCGGCGCGATCTGTGGGAAGCGATCGAGGCTGGCGAATATCCTGAATGGGAACTCGGCCTGCAGATTTTTGGCGAAGCACTGGCGGATAGCTTTGCGTTTGATGTGCTGGACCCGACCAAGCTGGTGCCCGAAGAACTGGTGCCGCTGACGCCGGTGGGCCGAATGATACTGAACCGCAATCCGGATAATTTCTTTGCTGAAACGGAACAGGTCGCCTTCTGCACCGCGCACATTGTGCCGGGTATCGACTTCAGCAATGACCCGCTATTGCAGGGGCGCATCCATTCATATCTGGATACCCAGATCAGCCGTTTGGGTGGTGCCAACTTTCATGAACTGCCCATCAACGCCCCGCTCGCATCGGTCCATAACAACCAGCGCGATGGCATTCACCGGCAAGCGTTGCCGCGAGGACGCGTGGCTTATGAGCCCAATTCGCTGGCAGGCGGATGTCCGTTTCAGGCCGGCATGGCAGGCTTTACCAGTTTTGCCGAGCATATCGAGGCCGATAAAGTACGCGGCAAGCCGGAAAAGTTTGCGGATCATTACTCGCAAGCCCGTCTGTTCTGGCAAAGCCAGAGCCCGCCAGAGCAGCAGCACATCATCAATGCGTTTTGTTTTGAACTGGCGCATGTGCAGACTCCGGCGATCCGCGAACGTGTGGTCTCCATGCTGGTGAATGTGGACCCAGCGCTGGCCGGACAAGTTGCCAAGGGTTTGGGCGTTGCCGTTTCCCTCGCCATGCCCTTGGCCAGCACGGAGCCCATTCCCGAATACTCGCCTTCGCCCAGCCTTTCGTTGTTTGCTCACCCCGGCGAAAAGGGTATCCGAACCCGCAAGGTTGCCATCCTGGTGGGTAGCGACACACAGCCGGGCGTTATCAACGCGATCCGGGAGACCCTGCAAAAGCAAGGCGCGGTGGCCAAGGTGATTGCTTCCAGCATGGTGCCGCTGACCAGCAATGGCGACACCTTGAAAGTGGATATGCCGATGTCGGCAAGCCAGGCCGTACAGTTCGACGCGGCGATCATTGCCGATGGCGCGGATACCGTGAGGCAATTGAGTGACGATGCCTTGGTCTGGGAATTTATAAGACTGCAGTACCGCCACGGCAAACCGTTGCTGGTGATAGGAAGCGCGGCAGACTTGTTGTCGCTCGCGGGCATCCCAAGCGTTTTGCCCGATGGCTCAGACGATTCCGCCCTGTTTCGCGTCGAAAGTGACGACCCGACTGCCCAGCTTGCCGAGTTCATCAATGTGCTGGGTTCACAACGGATTTACAGCCGGGAAACCAATCCACCGAGTACCTGA
- a CDS encoding phosphocholine-specific phospholipase C, whose amino-acid sequence MTQMSRRNFLRAAAATAAFSAFPPAIQRALAIPANNATGTINDVEHVIIFMQENRSFDHYFGTLPGVRGYSDRFTIPMASGNPVWIQQGASGNVQPYYLDPALGNGLYIGGTHSWSDQQGAWDGGRMAAWPKAKSIAASMGYLQPKDLSFHAALANAFTICDAYHTSTHTGTFPNRIFLWSGTNGSNVVNHSVTSNTSWGYTVSGNTIGSSATGLPWTTYPERLEAAGVSWKVYQSPTNNSNNNQLGAFASYRAAVEAMVAQGYTVNTPYSSSVMNPISPLLKGVGNTMPDGGYLQAFADDIAAGTLPQVSWIVAPAAYSEHPISSIPDQGAWYMQTILDMLTANPDVWSKTILLIPYDENDCFFDHAPPPDPPWRNSDGSYLGKSTVDISAEHFTMPHLPYDADTTPPDGRPFGAAARVPMLVVSPWSTGGWVNSQVFDHTSTLRFLEQRFGVIETNISPWRRAVFGDLTSCFNFSTPNNATPTLATAPSKAQADATYSQQKAAGGVPVPAVGSVPLPTQQAMSRPSRALPYHLHTSANVDTSDGLVWLTFSNTGTQGALFHVYDRLNLASYPRRFTVEAGKEISDSWNVAVNSPTGQYSLWVLGPNGYHRLFEGNAATVATGANPEVRVCYDHGNNAIYLTIMNSGDAAAQVTVTSNAYRSDGPWTYTVASNMQVEPYWTLSQSGGWYDFTVSAGNQFVRRFAGRLETGKDGMSDPAMGVS is encoded by the coding sequence ATGACCCAAATGAGTCGCCGCAATTTTTTGCGCGCAGCCGCTGCCACAGCCGCATTCAGCGCTTTTCCTCCGGCTATCCAGCGCGCGCTCGCCATTCCGGCCAACAACGCGACCGGCACCATCAACGATGTCGAGCATGTCATCATTTTCATGCAGGAGAATCGCTCATTCGATCATTACTTCGGCACGCTGCCTGGAGTACGGGGCTATAGCGACCGCTTCACCATTCCCATGGCCTCCGGCAACCCGGTGTGGATCCAGCAGGGGGCGTCGGGCAATGTACAGCCGTATTACCTTGATCCCGCACTGGGTAACGGGCTCTACATTGGCGGCACCCACTCATGGAGCGACCAGCAGGGCGCATGGGACGGCGGCCGGATGGCCGCATGGCCCAAGGCCAAGAGCATTGCCGCATCAATGGGCTATCTGCAGCCCAAAGATCTGTCTTTTCATGCGGCGCTGGCCAATGCGTTCACAATTTGTGACGCCTACCATACCTCGACGCATACCGGGACTTTCCCGAACCGTATTTTTCTGTGGAGCGGCACCAACGGCTCGAACGTCGTCAACCACTCGGTCACCAGCAACACCAGTTGGGGCTACACCGTTTCCGGCAACACAATCGGCTCTTCTGCCACAGGCTTGCCATGGACAACGTACCCGGAACGCCTGGAAGCCGCGGGCGTAAGCTGGAAGGTGTATCAAAGTCCCACCAACAACAGCAACAACAACCAGTTGGGCGCATTTGCCAGCTACCGCGCCGCCGTCGAAGCCATGGTGGCGCAAGGCTATACGGTCAATACGCCTTATTCCTCGTCGGTGATGAACCCGATTTCGCCGCTACTCAAAGGCGTCGGCAACACCATGCCGGACGGAGGATATTTGCAGGCTTTCGCCGATGACATCGCGGCGGGCACCTTACCGCAGGTGAGCTGGATCGTGGCACCGGCGGCTTATAGTGAACATCCCATCTCGTCGATTCCGGACCAGGGCGCCTGGTATATGCAGACGATACTGGACATGCTGACCGCCAATCCGGATGTCTGGAGCAAGACGATCTTGCTGATCCCCTACGACGAGAACGATTGTTTCTTTGATCATGCCCCACCGCCCGATCCGCCATGGCGCAATAGCGACGGCAGCTATCTGGGCAAGTCAACCGTCGACATTTCTGCCGAACATTTCACCATGCCGCACCTTCCGTATGACGCCGACACGACACCGCCGGATGGCCGACCGTTTGGCGCTGCAGCTCGTGTACCCATGCTGGTGGTTTCGCCGTGGAGTACAGGCGGCTGGGTTAACTCCCAAGTGTTCGACCATACCTCGACGCTGCGCTTTCTTGAACAGCGTTTTGGCGTCATTGAAACAAACATCAGCCCATGGCGGCGTGCGGTCTTTGGCGATCTCACTTCGTGCTTCAATTTCAGCACCCCTAACAACGCCACGCCAACTCTGGCGACTGCACCAAGCAAAGCACAGGCCGATGCCACCTATTCACAGCAAAAGGCGGCAGGCGGAGTCCCCGTACCTGCGGTTGGGTCCGTGCCATTACCCACGCAACAGGCCATGTCGAGACCGTCTCGGGCATTGCCGTACCACCTGCATACCAGCGCCAATGTCGACACGAGCGACGGCCTGGTGTGGCTGACTTTCAGCAACACCGGTACTCAGGGTGCGCTATTCCACGTCTACGACCGCTTGAACCTGGCGAGCTATCCACGGCGCTTTACCGTGGAAGCTGGCAAGGAGATATCCGACTCGTGGAATGTCGCCGTCAACTCGCCGACCGGTCAGTACAGCCTGTGGGTGCTCGGCCCGAATGGCTATCACCGACTGTTTGAGGGCAATGCCGCAACGGTAGCGACGGGCGCCAATCCGGAGGTTCGGGTTTGCTATGACCATGGCAATAACGCCATCTACCTGACCATCATGAATAGCGGTGACGCCGCAGCCCAAGTAACTGTCACCTCTAACGCTTATCGCAGCGACGGCCCGTGGACCTACACGGTGGCCAGCAATATGCAGGTAGAGCCGTACTGGACCTTGTCGCAATCCGGTGGCTGGTATGACTTTACGGTCAGTGCGGGAAACCAGTTTGTGCGACGCTTTGCCGGGCGCCTTGAGACCGGTAAGGATGGCATGAGTGATCCGGCGATGGGCGTGAGCTGA
- a CDS encoding hemerythrin domain-containing protein — translation MATSHTPAHSSATRKPAQTRDPAKSKTTTTRDYDPATALLMADHAKVKKLFKQFEKSKTKGTPAEKAQIVAQACLELRIHTRVEEEIFYPAVKAALGKDGDMIDEAVVEHASCKDLIAQLSVMKPGDELFDARFTVLSEFIEHHVEEEETELFPKVRKLKGLNLDELGEQMKELKQTLSADTAVASAH, via the coding sequence ATGGCCACATCGCATACGCCTGCCCACAGCAGCGCTACCCGCAAGCCCGCACAAACCCGTGACCCAGCCAAAAGCAAAACCACCACTACCAGGGACTATGACCCAGCTACCGCCTTGCTGATGGCGGATCACGCCAAGGTCAAAAAGCTCTTCAAACAGTTTGAAAAAAGTAAAACCAAAGGCACCCCGGCCGAAAAAGCGCAAATCGTGGCGCAGGCCTGTCTTGAACTACGAATTCACACCCGGGTGGAAGAAGAAATTTTCTACCCGGCAGTGAAAGCCGCCTTGGGTAAAGACGGCGACATGATCGACGAAGCGGTCGTCGAGCATGCCAGTTGCAAAGACTTGATCGCGCAGCTTTCCGTCATGAAACCGGGCGATGAATTGTTTGATGCCCGCTTCACGGTCTTGTCCGAGTTCATCGAACACCATGTTGAAGAAGAGGAAACCGAGCTTTTCCCCAAGGTCCGCAAATTGAAGGGGCTGAACCTGGATGAACTGGGCGAGCAAATGAAAGAGCTCAAGCAGACGCTATCTGCGGACACTGCAGTAGCGAGCGCGCACTGA
- the ligD gene encoding DNA ligase D: MALHAYRAKRNFKATPEPEGKTTKSGPVLRYVIQKHDARNLHYDFRLELDGVLKSWAVPKGPSLDPAVKRLAVQVEDHPIAYGDFEGVIPPHQYGSGKVMLWDRGTWQPLEDAAKGYAKGHLHFRLNGEKLKGTWDLIRMHHRPDDKRDVENWLLVKVDDDAARTGAAAEVTDELDKSVATGRLIDEIDDAPVAARASSRTNDAVAHTAAKRSRGKPTSPAESTLPIMVKPQLASLVTTLPVNHQHWIAEIKFDGYRMLARIEAGSARLYSRNAKDWTSRLEKIASELAQLPLDTAWLDGELVGVKPDGSMSFQSLQNAFADDPGNDKPPRLMYYIFDVLFLDGVDIRPEPLLTRKQKLAALLDKLPKNSALRLSDHLQGQMDDAFAHACHHGLEGLILKRADAPYESVRNRNWLKLKCQQRQEFVVGGFTAPEGSRSGFGALLLGTYDADGHFQYAGRVGTGFNEKMLKLLATRLEQLERKTAPFDDATSRIAPRERAHVHWVKPELVVEVRFAEWTAEKRLRQAAFLGLRPDKPAHAVVPETPVDVPKAPSKPVAQAIKVKAKPASQSAATDVAGVSITHPGRIVFPGTGDTKLAIARYYQAVADYVLPQLHDRPLTLVRCPQGAEHPCFFQKHLSDSLPEGLTAIDIAGESGSARYMIANDLHSVIALVQSGVLELHTWGSTAKTLEKPDRLIFDLDPAPEVAWQTVVEGAQLLKGLLEELDLPTFLKTTGGKGLHVEVPLKPSLNWEEAKALTHVLASHLATALPERFVAIMSKAQRTGRIFVDYLRNARGATAVAAYSTRARETPSVATPISWDELPWLESASFWTIHNVPDRLAQQKVGPWAEYDQQRVRLTDSLRQRFASS, translated from the coding sequence ATGGCCTTGCACGCCTACCGCGCCAAACGTAATTTCAAGGCAACGCCGGAACCCGAAGGCAAGACGACCAAGTCAGGGCCAGTGTTGCGCTATGTGATCCAGAAACATGACGCGCGCAATCTGCATTACGACTTTCGGCTGGAGCTGGATGGTGTGCTCAAAAGCTGGGCGGTTCCCAAAGGGCCGAGCCTTGATCCCGCAGTTAAACGCCTTGCTGTGCAGGTGGAAGATCATCCGATTGCCTACGGCGACTTTGAGGGTGTCATTCCGCCGCATCAATATGGTTCAGGCAAAGTCATGCTGTGGGATCGCGGTACCTGGCAGCCACTGGAAGATGCCGCCAAAGGTTATGCCAAAGGGCATCTGCATTTCCGGTTGAATGGCGAAAAACTGAAAGGGACTTGGGATCTGATTCGCATGCACCACCGTCCTGACGACAAACGCGATGTGGAAAACTGGCTGTTGGTCAAAGTGGACGACGATGCCGCGCGAACTGGCGCGGCGGCGGAAGTTACCGATGAGCTGGATAAAAGCGTGGCAACAGGCCGCTTGATCGACGAAATCGACGACGCCCCGGTTGCCGCCCGCGCTAGTAGCCGGACAAACGACGCTGTGGCCCACACCGCTGCCAAACGCTCGCGCGGTAAACCAACGTCACCAGCAGAAAGTACGCTGCCGATCATGGTCAAGCCGCAACTGGCCAGCTTGGTCACCACCTTGCCCGTTAATCACCAACACTGGATTGCCGAAATCAAGTTTGACGGTTATCGCATGCTGGCGCGAATCGAAGCGGGCTCTGCCAGGCTGTATAGCCGGAATGCCAAAGACTGGACTTCCCGCCTGGAAAAGATCGCCAGCGAACTGGCCCAACTGCCGCTGGATACCGCTTGGCTGGATGGCGAACTGGTTGGGGTCAAACCGGATGGCAGCATGAGCTTTCAGTCATTGCAGAATGCGTTTGCGGACGACCCGGGCAACGACAAACCGCCGCGGCTGATGTACTACATTTTTGACGTGCTATTCCTGGATGGCGTAGATATCCGCCCCGAGCCCTTGCTGACTCGTAAACAAAAGCTGGCGGCATTGCTCGATAAATTGCCCAAGAATAGCGCGTTACGGCTTAGCGACCACTTGCAAGGTCAGATGGACGACGCCTTCGCCCATGCTTGTCATCATGGGCTGGAAGGTTTGATCCTGAAGCGCGCCGATGCACCGTACGAGTCGGTGCGCAACCGTAACTGGCTCAAGCTCAAGTGCCAGCAACGACAAGAGTTCGTGGTGGGTGGCTTCACCGCGCCGGAAGGCAGCCGCAGCGGATTTGGCGCGTTGTTGCTGGGCACTTACGATGCCGACGGCCATTTTCAGTATGCCGGGCGCGTAGGGACTGGTTTTAATGAAAAAATGCTCAAGCTGCTCGCCACGCGGCTTGAACAACTGGAACGCAAGACAGCCCCATTTGACGACGCAACGAGCCGGATTGCACCGCGCGAACGGGCGCATGTGCACTGGGTAAAACCGGAACTGGTGGTGGAGGTGCGCTTTGCCGAATGGACCGCAGAGAAGCGTCTGCGCCAGGCTGCTTTTCTTGGTCTGAGGCCAGACAAACCGGCTCACGCGGTCGTGCCGGAAACGCCCGTCGACGTGCCGAAGGCTCCATCAAAACCAGTTGCGCAAGCCATCAAAGTCAAGGCCAAACCCGCCTCACAGTCCGCAGCGACGGATGTTGCGGGTGTCTCCATCACTCATCCTGGCCGGATTGTTTTCCCGGGCACTGGCGACACCAAACTGGCCATCGCGCGCTATTACCAGGCAGTTGCCGATTACGTGCTGCCGCAATTGCACGATCGCCCATTGACGCTGGTCCGCTGTCCGCAAGGCGCAGAGCATCCGTGTTTTTTTCAGAAACATCTAAGTGATTCTTTGCCTGAAGGACTCACCGCCATTGATATCGCTGGCGAAAGTGGTTCCGCCAGATACATGATCGCCAATGACTTGCACTCGGTGATCGCACTGGTCCAGTCGGGCGTGCTGGAACTCCATACTTGGGGTTCCACGGCCAAAACACTGGAGAAACCGGACCGACTGATCTTTGACCTGGACCCGGCACCAGAGGTCGCTTGGCAAACCGTCGTAGAAGGCGCGCAACTGTTGAAAGGCTTGCTGGAAGAACTGGATTTACCGACGTTTCTGAAAACCACCGGCGGCAAAGGCTTGCACGTGGAAGTGCCCCTCAAACCATCTTTGAACTGGGAAGAGGCGAAGGCATTGACCCATGTGCTGGCCTCACATCTGGCCACTGCCTTGCCGGAGCGCTTCGTCGCGATCATGAGCAAAGCCCAGCGTACAGGTCGGATATTTGTGGATTACCTGCGTAACGCGCGGGGCGCAACAGCCGTGGCCGCATACTCGACACGGGCGCGCGAAACGCCGAGTGTTGCCACCCCCATCTCATGGGACGAACTGCCCTGGTTGGAAAGTGCCTCTTTCTGGACCATCCACAACGTCCCCGACCGTCTTGCACAGCAAAAGGTCGGCCCTTGGGCGGAATACGACCAGCAGCGCGTGCGACTGACTGACTCTTTGAGACAGCGGTTTGCGTCATCGTGA
- a CDS encoding 4Fe-4S binding protein, producing MSQKQHVTIPVLPITENSVGMQSSSAKPVRDAIEGFFVRHRHQLIWVHAAAFVAFIAVIFLPLFLSEPPETATPFTNFTTFANYAMWGLWFPLVFLSVIFTGRSWCGLLCPMGAASEWLNKIGPQRPIPAWMRWEGTPAVSFVLTTILGQTLGVRDHPEAAAEILGGTMLAALVVGFFYGRKKRAWCRHLCPIGRLLGLYSRLGAIEFAPQVRRPGRDAYSQKGACPTMIDLVGKNESRHCIECFRCVNPAAKGSVRMEFRRPGLEIENIRDNRANPAEAWFLFLDTGVALGAFLWLVLPQYQAIRQSIGVWFIEKGWTWFLEIGPSWLVSVHPQRGEVFLWLDFFTISGFMVTWMIALTALLAATTSAAAHLSRLVGGDGSFGRRFSELGYQYAPVAMVSLVIGLGAMLFDPIKFTPLGPAGVQILKGSLYVVGVVWSVWLSQKILARQGVRASKRWLPILPGIAGSIVIGACWWPAIFGA from the coding sequence ATGTCTCAGAAGCAACATGTCACCATCCCTGTTCTCCCCATCACGGAGAACTCTGTTGGGATGCAGTCCAGTTCAGCCAAGCCTGTCCGTGATGCGATAGAAGGTTTTTTTGTCCGACACCGACATCAATTGATCTGGGTACATGCTGCAGCTTTCGTGGCATTTATTGCAGTCATCTTTCTTCCGCTGTTTCTTTCGGAACCCCCGGAAACTGCTACGCCGTTCACCAATTTCACTACCTTCGCGAATTACGCGATGTGGGGACTGTGGTTTCCATTGGTCTTTCTTTCGGTCATTTTTACCGGGCGCTCATGGTGCGGATTGCTTTGCCCGATGGGCGCCGCCTCCGAATGGTTGAACAAAATCGGGCCACAGCGACCCATTCCAGCCTGGATGCGCTGGGAAGGGACGCCCGCTGTCAGCTTTGTACTCACCACGATTCTGGGGCAAACGCTCGGCGTGCGGGATCACCCAGAAGCCGCCGCTGAAATTTTGGGTGGCACGATGCTGGCCGCCCTTGTGGTTGGCTTTTTTTATGGGCGCAAGAAACGGGCCTGGTGTCGGCACTTATGCCCGATTGGCCGTCTACTTGGTCTGTACTCCAGGCTAGGCGCGATCGAGTTCGCCCCCCAGGTAAGACGTCCGGGGCGGGATGCCTACAGCCAGAAAGGAGCATGCCCAACCATGATTGATCTTGTCGGGAAGAACGAATCGCGTCATTGCATTGAATGCTTTCGCTGCGTCAATCCAGCCGCCAAGGGCAGCGTTCGCATGGAATTTCGCCGACCAGGGCTGGAGATCGAGAACATCCGCGATAATCGCGCAAACCCGGCTGAAGCCTGGTTTCTTTTCCTGGATACGGGTGTGGCGCTCGGTGCTTTTCTCTGGTTAGTGTTACCTCAGTATCAGGCCATACGGCAGAGTATTGGTGTCTGGTTTATAGAAAAGGGATGGACATGGTTTCTTGAAATCGGGCCATCCTGGTTAGTCAGTGTTCACCCGCAACGCGGCGAAGTGTTCCTTTGGCTCGATTTCTTCACCATCAGCGGCTTCATGGTCACCTGGATGATTGCCTTGACCGCGTTACTGGCAGCGACCACGAGCGCCGCCGCACACCTGTCCCGGCTGGTTGGCGGTGACGGCAGTTTCGGCCGACGCTTCAGTGAGCTGGGTTATCAATACGCGCCTGTGGCCATGGTTTCTCTGGTCATCGGCTTGGGTGCCATGCTGTTCGACCCGATCAAATTTACGCCCCTCGGCCCGGCAGGCGTGCAGATCCTCAAAGGTAGCCTGTATGTGGTTGGTGTCGTGTGGAGTGTCTGGCTTAGCCAGAAAATTCTGGCTCGTCAGGGCGTGCGTGCATCGAAGCGATGGCTGCCAATTCTCCCTGGAATTGCGGGAAGCATCGTGATCGGAGCCTGCTGGTGGCCAGCAATTTTCGGCGCATAA